Part of the bacterium genome is shown below.
CGAGTCATGCTTCTCGATCTTCGCCGCCAGGGTCGCCTTCGACGCGTCCTGCTCGGTCCAGGCGACGGTCCCCTCGGCGATCTGGTCGAGGGCTTCGCCGATCGCGCTCGCGGCGAGCTCCGCGAGTCGCGTGGTCAGCTCCGCCGCGTTCTCGTCCTCGGCGACCGGCGTCTTCGCGACCAGCGCGACGGCTCCGGCGTCCATCTCCTTCTCGACGCGCATGACCGAGATCCCGGTCTCGTCTTCGCCGTCGAGGATCGCCCGAGCGATGGGCGCCGCGCCGCGGTACTTCGGGAGCAGGCTCGCGTGCGCGTTGATCAGGTAGCCCTCGGTCGGGAGCTCCCGGACCCTCTTGGGGATGAACTGGCCGAAGGCCACGACGACGCCCACGTCGGGTCGCAGGGCGTCGAGGGCCGCGACCGTTTCCGCGTCTCCGACCTTCTCGGGGCGCAGCAGGGGCAGGGCCTCGCGGAGGGCGACCTCGGAGACCGGCGAGGGCGAGCGCTTGCGGCCGCGACCGCGACCGCGGTCCGGCTGGGAGACGATGCCGACGACCTCGTGCGGCCCGGCGAGCAACGCCTCGAGCGTCGCCACCGCGATGTCCGGGGTGCCGAAGAAGACGACGCGGAGGCGGCGCATGGCTTCAGGA
Proteins encoded:
- the fmt gene encoding methionyl-tRNA formyltransferase, which translates into the protein MRRLRVVFFGTPDIAVATLEALLAGPHEVVGIVSQPDRGRGRGRKRSPSPVSEVALREALPLLRPEKVGDAETVAALDALRPDVGVVVAFGQFIPKRVRELPTEGYLINAHASLLPKYRGAAPIARAILDGEDETGISVMRVEKEMDAGAVALVAKTPVAEDENAAELTTRLAELAASAIGEALDQIAEGTVAWTEQDASKATLAAKIEKHDSVLDLRDPARALVARIHAVSPKPGGAVTLEAEGAEPVLLKISRASSQPATGEGAIPGTLDTSDGTAPLRIATGDGWLVPRVMQRPGGKPLEVADFLRGFEIPDGARLAIVPHPTEDEGDAS